One part of the Luteibacter yeojuensis genome encodes these proteins:
- the nuoK gene encoding NADH-quinone oxidoreductase subunit NuoK, whose translation MITLSHYIVLGAILFCIAVAGLFINRKNVIVLLMAIELMLLAVNTNFVAFSRFFGDVGGQVFVFFILTVAAAESAIGLAILVLLFRNRSTINVAEIDSMKG comes from the coding sequence GTGATCACGCTTTCCCACTACATCGTCCTCGGCGCGATCCTGTTCTGCATCGCCGTCGCCGGCCTGTTCATCAACCGCAAGAACGTGATCGTGCTGCTCATGGCGATCGAGCTGATGCTCCTGGCGGTGAACACCAACTTCGTGGCCTTCTCGCGCTTCTTCGGCGACGTGGGCGGCCAGGTGTTCGTGTTCTTCATCCTCACCGTGGCCGCGGCGGAATCCGCCATCGGCCTGGCGATCCTGGTCCTGCTGTTCCGTAACCGCAGCACGATCAACGTCGCCGAAATCGACAGCATGAAGGGTTGA
- a CDS encoding NADH-quinone oxidoreductase subunit J, with protein sequence MNTDLLQLICFYFFGAVAVLGGLMVISVKNSVHAVLSLVLTFFSMACVWLLAEAEFLAIALVVVYVGAVMVLFLFVVMMLDIKQEAVREGFIRYLPVGIIVALVMLAEMLAMIGVKAMHAHTLGPNPAGDSNVAWLGQALYTEFLLPFEIAALILTVGIVAAVALTLRQRLGVRHQSAAEQVAVKATDRVRVVKVAVEQPASVKPAPVVVPPQENAP encoded by the coding sequence ATGAATACCGACCTGCTCCAACTCATCTGTTTCTACTTCTTCGGCGCCGTGGCCGTCCTCGGCGGCCTGATGGTCATCTCCGTGAAGAACTCGGTCCACGCCGTGCTCTCGCTGGTGCTGACCTTCTTCAGCATGGCCTGCGTCTGGCTGCTGGCCGAAGCCGAGTTCCTCGCCATCGCCCTCGTGGTCGTCTACGTGGGCGCGGTGATGGTGCTCTTCCTCTTCGTGGTGATGATGCTCGACATCAAGCAGGAGGCGGTCCGCGAGGGCTTCATCCGCTACCTGCCGGTGGGCATCATCGTCGCCCTGGTCATGCTGGCCGAAATGCTGGCGATGATCGGCGTGAAGGCCATGCACGCGCACACGCTCGGTCCCAATCCCGCCGGCGACTCCAACGTCGCGTGGCTGGGCCAGGCGCTCTACACCGAGTTCCTGCTGCCGTTCGAGATCGCCGCGCTGATCCTCACCGTGGGCATCGTGGCCGCCGTGGCCCTGACCCTGCGCCAGCGCCTGGGCGTGCGTCACCAGTCCGCGGCGGAACAGGTTGCCGTGAAGGCCACCGACCGCGTCCGCGTCGTGAAGGTCGCCGTCGAGCAGCCGGCATCGGTGAAGCCGGCCCCGGTCGTCGTGCCCCCGCAGGAGAACGCCCCGTGA
- the nuoI gene encoding NADH-quinone oxidoreductase subunit NuoI, producing the protein MTRVTHYFKSLLLIELFQGMALTMRYMFKPKYTMRYPMEHIPKSNRFRGLHALRRYANGEERCIACKLCEAVCPALAITIDSAPRAEDGQRRTTRYDIDLFKCIFCGFCEESCPVDSIVETHVHEYHFEHRGENVVTKAQLLAIGDRFEQDIAAARAQDAAYR; encoded by the coding sequence ATGACCCGCGTTACCCATTACTTCAAGAGCCTGCTGCTCATCGAGCTGTTCCAGGGCATGGCGCTGACCATGCGCTACATGTTCAAGCCGAAGTACACGATGCGCTACCCGATGGAGCACATCCCCAAGTCCAACCGCTTCCGCGGCCTGCACGCCCTGCGTCGTTACGCCAACGGCGAGGAGCGCTGCATCGCGTGCAAGCTGTGCGAGGCGGTGTGCCCGGCGCTGGCGATCACGATCGACTCGGCCCCGCGCGCCGAGGACGGCCAGCGCCGCACCACGCGCTACGACATCGACCTGTTCAAGTGCATCTTCTGCGGTTTCTGCGAAGAAAGCTGCCCGGTCGATTCGATCGTGGAGACGCACGTGCACGAGTACCACTTCGAACATCGTGGCGAGAACGTGGTGACGAAGGCCCAGTTGCTGGCCATCGGCGACCGCTTCGAGCAGGACATCGCTGCCGCCCGCGCTCAGGACGCGGCGTACCGCTGA
- the nuoH gene encoding NADH-quinone oxidoreductase subunit NuoH codes for MADQLIHHLLIPVLFIVAIMLPLIISVAMFVYWERKVIGWMHVRMGPNKIGPLGMLQAFADVVKLLLKEVILPTNANKFLYYLAPMLALVPAMAAWAVVPFGPETVLADVNAGVLYLLAMTSMGVYGIILAGWSSNSRYAMLGAMRAAAQVISYELAMGMSIVCVLVLTGSLNLTAIVNAQSGNFFDWFWLPLLPVFVIYFVSGVAETNRAPFDVAEGESEIVAGFHVEYSGSAFAIFFLAEYANMILVSFLASILFMGGWLSPFPESWGLIGHGGFHWLFIKAFLFAFLFLWFRASFPRYRYDQIMRLGWKVFIPITIVWVLVAGCMKYFGWVHLGTGA; via the coding sequence ATGGCCGATCAACTCATCCATCACCTGTTGATCCCCGTGCTGTTCATCGTGGCGATCATGCTGCCGTTGATCATCTCGGTGGCCATGTTCGTGTACTGGGAACGCAAGGTCATCGGCTGGATGCACGTGCGCATGGGGCCGAACAAGATCGGTCCCCTCGGCATGCTCCAGGCCTTCGCCGACGTGGTGAAGCTGCTGCTGAAGGAAGTGATCCTTCCGACCAACGCGAACAAGTTCCTCTACTACCTCGCGCCGATGCTGGCCCTCGTGCCCGCCATGGCGGCCTGGGCGGTGGTGCCCTTCGGTCCGGAGACCGTGCTCGCCGACGTCAACGCCGGCGTGCTCTACCTGCTCGCGATGACCTCGATGGGCGTGTACGGCATCATCCTCGCCGGCTGGTCGTCGAACTCGCGCTACGCGATGCTCGGCGCCATGCGCGCGGCGGCCCAGGTCATCTCGTACGAGCTGGCGATGGGCATGTCGATCGTGTGCGTGCTGGTGCTGACCGGCAGCCTCAACCTCACGGCCATCGTCAACGCGCAGAGCGGCAACTTCTTCGACTGGTTCTGGCTGCCGCTGCTGCCGGTGTTCGTCATCTACTTCGTCTCGGGCGTGGCCGAAACCAACCGCGCGCCGTTCGACGTGGCGGAAGGCGAGTCGGAAATCGTTGCCGGCTTCCACGTGGAGTACTCCGGTTCCGCGTTCGCCATCTTCTTCCTGGCCGAGTACGCCAACATGATCCTGGTGAGCTTCCTCGCCTCGATCCTGTTCATGGGCGGCTGGCTGTCGCCGTTCCCGGAATCCTGGGGCCTCATCGGCCACGGCGGCTTCCACTGGCTGTTCATCAAGGCCTTCCTCTTCGCCTTCCTGTTCCTGTGGTTCCGCGCCAGCTTCCCGCGCTATCGCTACGACCAGATCATGCGCCTCGGCTGGAAGGTCTTCATCCCCATCACCATCGTCTGGGTCCTCGTCGCCGGCTGCATGAAGTATTTCGGCTGGGTCCACCTCGGCACGGGAGCCTGA
- the nuoG gene encoding NADH-quinone oxidoreductase subunit NuoG, which translates to MSAQPVANAAPDLVNIEIDGVPVQVAKGSMIIQAADAVGIPIPRFCYHRKLPIAANCRMCLVEIEKMPKPAPACATPVGEGMKVFTRSDKALKSQRNVMEFLLINHPLDCPICDQGGECELQDVSLGYGRSVSRFNERKRTVADENLGPLIATEMTRCIQCTRCVRFTSEIAGTYELGGMSRGENLEIGTYIGKTIESELSGNIIDVCPVGALTNKPFQFQARAWELIARPSIGYHDALGSNLWMHTRRGEVLRNVPRDNETINECWLSDRDRYSHQGLYAADRVKSPMVKRNGQWSATTWDDALSVAREALKSVAGSDIGMLVHGATSNEEGELLVRLARGLGSAHIDHRLRQLDFADNAFAKPFASTVASLDKVKAALLVGSDLRQEVPLLNHRVRQAVKKGAKVYAVNPAHFNFNYPLAGESVAAPHALVNELLVLAKAAGENGTAVPESLATALQGVETTDAHRDAFKALSTEGAVVILGHAAATHPEASWLRAIARFIAQASGAAFNEIPVGANALGLSSIGVLPGAGGLDARAMLAQPRKGYVLYNVEPPHDFADGALALQAMHSAQTVVAFAAFAGEALKDSADVILPIGLTPEIDATLVNVEGNAQTVLAGAKAPGDARPGWKVLRALGGELGLPGFEFDDLAGLRDGLTVRNPETRQQLAQRGTGATLSRLATTPIYRGDAVLRRAGALNAHPLNRPAAVRINADVAGALGLAEGGNARIGDAVLPVAIDATVPAGAVWIEAAHPETAMLPPYGAAITLSKA; encoded by the coding sequence ATGAGTGCGCAGCCCGTAGCCAATGCCGCGCCGGACCTCGTCAACATCGAGATCGACGGCGTGCCGGTGCAGGTAGCCAAGGGGTCGATGATCATCCAGGCGGCCGATGCCGTCGGTATTCCCATCCCGCGCTTCTGCTACCACCGCAAGCTCCCGATCGCCGCCAACTGCCGCATGTGCCTGGTGGAAATCGAGAAGATGCCGAAACCCGCGCCGGCCTGCGCCACGCCGGTGGGCGAGGGCATGAAGGTCTTCACGCGTTCGGACAAGGCGCTCAAGTCGCAGCGCAACGTGATGGAGTTCCTCCTCATCAACCATCCGCTCGACTGCCCGATCTGCGACCAGGGCGGCGAGTGCGAACTGCAGGACGTTTCGCTCGGCTACGGCCGTTCGGTGTCGCGCTTCAACGAGCGCAAGCGCACCGTCGCCGACGAGAACCTCGGCCCGCTGATCGCCACCGAGATGACCCGCTGCATCCAGTGCACGCGCTGCGTCCGCTTCACCAGCGAGATCGCCGGCACGTACGAGCTCGGCGGCATGAGCCGTGGCGAGAACCTGGAGATCGGCACCTATATCGGCAAGACGATCGAGAGCGAACTGTCGGGCAACATCATCGACGTCTGCCCGGTCGGCGCGCTGACCAACAAGCCGTTCCAGTTCCAGGCCCGCGCCTGGGAACTGATCGCGCGCCCGTCCATCGGCTACCACGACGCGCTGGGCTCGAACCTGTGGATGCACACGCGCCGCGGCGAAGTGCTACGCAACGTGCCGCGCGACAACGAAACCATCAACGAATGCTGGCTCTCGGACCGCGACCGCTACAGCCACCAGGGCCTGTACGCCGCGGACCGCGTGAAGTCGCCGATGGTGAAGCGTAACGGCCAGTGGTCGGCCACCACCTGGGACGACGCGCTGTCGGTCGCCCGCGAGGCGCTGAAGAGCGTCGCCGGTTCCGACATCGGCATGCTGGTGCACGGTGCCACCTCGAACGAGGAGGGCGAGCTGCTCGTCCGCCTCGCCCGTGGCCTGGGCAGCGCCCATATCGACCACCGCCTGCGCCAGCTCGATTTCGCCGACAACGCGTTCGCGAAGCCGTTCGCCTCGACCGTCGCGTCGCTCGACAAGGTCAAGGCGGCGCTGCTGGTCGGTTCCGACCTGCGTCAGGAAGTGCCGCTCCTCAACCATCGCGTGCGCCAGGCGGTGAAGAAGGGCGCGAAGGTCTATGCCGTCAACCCGGCGCACTTCAACTTCAACTATCCGCTGGCCGGCGAGTCGGTCGCCGCTCCGCATGCGCTGGTGAACGAACTCCTGGTGCTGGCCAAGGCCGCCGGCGAGAACGGCACGGCCGTGCCGGAGTCGCTCGCCACCGCGCTGCAGGGCGTGGAAACCACCGACGCCCATCGCGACGCCTTCAAGGCGCTGTCGACCGAAGGCGCGGTGGTGATCCTCGGTCACGCCGCCGCCACGCATCCGGAAGCGTCGTGGTTGCGCGCCATCGCCCGCTTCATCGCCCAGGCCTCGGGTGCCGCCTTCAACGAGATCCCGGTCGGCGCGAACGCGCTGGGCCTGTCCTCGATCGGTGTGCTGCCGGGTGCGGGCGGCCTCGACGCGCGCGCCATGCTGGCGCAGCCGCGCAAGGGCTACGTGCTTTACAACGTGGAACCGCCGCACGATTTCGCCGATGGCGCGCTCGCGCTGCAGGCTATGCACTCGGCGCAGACCGTCGTGGCTTTCGCGGCCTTCGCGGGCGAGGCGCTGAAGGACTCGGCGGACGTGATCCTGCCGATCGGTCTCACACCGGAGATCGACGCCACGCTCGTCAACGTCGAAGGCAACGCCCAGACCGTCCTCGCCGGTGCCAAGGCGCCGGGCGACGCGCGTCCGGGCTGGAAGGTACTGCGTGCCCTCGGCGGCGAACTGGGCCTGCCCGGCTTCGAGTTCGACGACCTTGCCGGCCTGCGCGACGGGCTGACCGTCCGCAACCCGGAGACCCGGCAGCAGCTCGCACAGCGCGGCACGGGTGCGACGCTCTCGCGTCTCGCCACGACGCCGATCTATCGCGGCGACGCGGTGCTCCGCCGTGCCGGCGCGCTGAACGCGCACCCGCTGAACCGGCCGGCCGCCGTCCGCATCAACGCGGACGTCGCCGGTGCGCTCGGCCTCGCCGAAGGCGGCAACGCCCGCATCGGCGATGCCGTCCTGCCGGTGGCGATCGACGCCACGGTGCCCGCCGGCGCCGTGTGGATCGAAGCCGCGCATCCCGAAACCGCCATGCTGCCCCCTTACGGCGCGGCCATCACCCTGAGCAAGGCATGA
- the nuoF gene encoding NADH-quinone oxidoreductase subunit NuoF, whose translation MASTTGPVGPAPQEHQVVYTTLHFEKPWALESYEKVDGYKAWRKILAEKPDPAALIEEIKKSALRGRGGAGFPTGLKWSFMPRTAPGQKYILCNSDESEPGTCKDRDILRFNPHSVIEGLAIACYCTGSTVAYNYLRGEFHHEPFEHIEEALKEAYAAGLLGKDIGGSGIDVDIYNALGAGAYICGEETALMESLEGKKGQPRFKPPFPAGFGLYGRPTTINNTETYASVPAILRNGAEWFLNIGKPNNGGPKIFSVSGHVNNPGNFEIKLGTSFADLLQMAGGVRKGNKLKAVIPGGSSMKVLPAEKIMECTMDYDSLQKAGSGLGSGAVIVMDETTCMVSACHRIARFYMAESCGQCTPCREGTGWMYRVLSRIVEGKGTEDDLHRLKAVAGQIEGHTICAFGEAAAWPVQGFLYHFWHEFEYFVKHGRSMVDGPADTVTTGVAA comes from the coding sequence ATGGCTAGCACCACCGGTCCTGTCGGACCCGCACCGCAGGAACACCAGGTCGTCTACACGACCCTGCATTTCGAAAAGCCCTGGGCCCTCGAGAGCTACGAGAAGGTCGACGGCTACAAGGCCTGGCGCAAGATCCTCGCCGAAAAGCCCGATCCCGCCGCGCTGATCGAAGAGATCAAGAAGAGCGCGCTGCGCGGCCGCGGCGGCGCCGGCTTCCCCACGGGCCTGAAGTGGTCGTTCATGCCGCGCACCGCGCCGGGCCAGAAGTACATCCTGTGCAACTCGGACGAATCCGAGCCGGGCACCTGCAAGGACCGCGACATCCTGCGCTTCAACCCGCACTCGGTCATCGAAGGCCTGGCGATCGCCTGCTACTGCACCGGCTCGACCGTCGCCTACAACTACCTGCGCGGCGAGTTCCACCACGAGCCGTTCGAGCACATCGAGGAAGCCCTGAAGGAAGCCTATGCGGCCGGCCTGCTCGGCAAGGACATCGGCGGTTCGGGCATCGACGTGGACATCTACAACGCCCTCGGCGCCGGCGCGTACATCTGCGGCGAGGAAACCGCGCTGATGGAATCGCTGGAAGGCAAGAAGGGCCAGCCGCGCTTCAAGCCGCCGTTCCCGGCCGGCTTCGGTCTCTATGGCCGCCCGACCACGATCAACAACACCGAGACGTATGCCTCGGTGCCCGCGATCCTGCGTAACGGCGCGGAGTGGTTCCTCAACATCGGCAAGCCGAACAACGGCGGCCCGAAGATCTTCTCGGTGTCGGGTCACGTCAACAACCCGGGCAACTTCGAGATCAAGCTGGGCACCTCGTTCGCCGACCTGCTCCAGATGGCCGGCGGCGTGCGCAAGGGCAACAAGCTGAAGGCGGTCATCCCGGGCGGCTCCTCGATGAAGGTGCTGCCGGCGGAAAAGATCATGGAATGCACGATGGACTACGACTCGCTTCAGAAGGCGGGGTCGGGTCTGGGTTCGGGCGCCGTGATCGTGATGGACGAGACCACCTGCATGGTCAGCGCCTGCCATCGCATCGCCCGCTTCTACATGGCGGAGTCGTGCGGCCAGTGCACCCCGTGCCGCGAAGGCACCGGCTGGATGTATCGCGTGCTGTCGCGCATCGTCGAAGGCAAGGGCACCGAGGACGACCTGCATCGCCTGAAGGCGGTCGCGGGCCAGATCGAGGGCCACACCATCTGCGCCTTCGGCGAAGCGGCCGCGTGGCCGGTGCAGGGTTTCCTGTACCACTTCTGGCACGAATTCGAATACTTCGTGAAGCACGGCCGTTCGATGGTGGACGGCCCGGCTGACACGGTCACCACTGGAGTCGCTGCATGA
- the nuoE gene encoding NADH-quinone oxidoreductase subunit NuoE, translated as MKATGHFEQVKDVDPLVVLNDHTRAHIDHWVSKFPPDRKRSALIQGLMGAQEQNQGYLNDELITAVAKYLDLPAIWAYEIASFYSMFETSPVGRNNVAICTNISCWLNGAEGLVRHCEKKLGIKTGESTADGRIYLKQEEECLAACAGAPMMVVNGHYHEKLTTESVDAILDGLK; from the coding sequence ATGAAAGCCACCGGTCATTTCGAGCAGGTCAAGGACGTCGATCCCCTCGTCGTGCTCAACGATCACACGCGTGCCCACATCGATCACTGGGTGTCCAAGTTCCCGCCGGACCGCAAGCGCTCGGCGCTGATCCAGGGCCTGATGGGCGCGCAGGAACAGAACCAGGGTTACCTTAACGACGAACTGATCACCGCGGTCGCGAAGTACCTCGACCTGCCGGCGATCTGGGCCTACGAGATCGCGAGCTTCTACTCGATGTTCGAGACCTCGCCCGTCGGTCGCAACAACGTCGCCATCTGCACCAACATTTCCTGCTGGCTCAACGGCGCCGAAGGGCTCGTCCGCCACTGCGAGAAGAAGCTCGGCATCAAGACCGGCGAGAGCACCGCCGACGGCCGCATCTATCTCAAGCAGGAAGAGGAGTGCCTGGCCGCATGCGCCGGCGCGCCGATGATGGTCGTCAACGGTCACTACCACGAGAAGCTGACGACCGAATCGGTCGACGCGATCCTCGACGGTCTCAAGTGA
- a CDS encoding NADH-quinone oxidoreductase subunit D — MNFGPQHPAAHGVLRLVLEMDGETIVRADPHIGLLHRGTEKLAESKPFNQSIGYMDRLDYVSMMCNEHAYVRAIENLLGIEAPLRAQYIRTMFDEITRILNHLMWVGSNALDLGAMAVFLYAFREREELMDVYEAVSGARMHATYYRPGGVYRDLPEQMSKYRESPWHKGGDLKRLNAWREGSMLDYLTEFTNDFPARVDEYEALLTNNRIWKQRTVGIGVISPEQAQAWGMTGAMLRGSGIAWDLRKKQPYAAYADMDFDIPVGVNGDCYDRYLVRVEEMRQSNRIIQQCVAWLKANPGPVMVQNYKVAPPSREEMKNDMEALIHHFKLFTEGYGVPAGETYAAVEAPKGEFGCYLVSDGANKPFRVHLRAPGFAHLSSIDAVVRGHMLADVVAMIGTYDLVFGEVDR; from the coding sequence ATGAACTTCGGCCCGCAGCATCCCGCTGCGCACGGCGTGCTGCGCCTCGTGCTGGAGATGGACGGCGAGACGATCGTCCGCGCCGATCCGCACATCGGCCTGCTGCACCGTGGCACCGAAAAGCTCGCCGAGTCCAAGCCGTTCAACCAGTCCATCGGTTACATGGACCGTCTCGACTACGTGTCGATGATGTGCAACGAGCACGCCTACGTGCGCGCCATCGAGAACCTGCTCGGCATCGAGGCGCCGCTCCGTGCGCAGTACATCCGCACGATGTTCGACGAGATCACCCGCATCCTCAACCACCTCATGTGGGTGGGCTCGAACGCGCTCGACCTCGGCGCCATGGCCGTCTTCCTCTATGCGTTCCGTGAGCGCGAGGAACTGATGGACGTGTACGAGGCGGTGTCGGGCGCGCGCATGCACGCCACGTACTACCGTCCGGGCGGCGTGTACCGCGACCTGCCGGAGCAGATGTCGAAGTACCGCGAGTCGCCGTGGCACAAGGGCGGCGACCTGAAGCGCCTGAACGCCTGGCGCGAAGGCTCGATGCTGGACTACCTGACGGAGTTCACCAACGACTTCCCGGCACGCGTCGACGAATACGAAGCGCTGCTCACCAACAACCGCATCTGGAAACAGCGCACGGTCGGCATCGGCGTGATCTCGCCCGAACAGGCGCAGGCCTGGGGCATGACCGGCGCCATGCTGCGCGGCTCGGGCATCGCCTGGGACCTGCGCAAGAAGCAGCCGTACGCCGCCTACGCGGACATGGACTTCGACATCCCGGTGGGCGTCAACGGCGATTGCTACGACCGCTACCTCGTGCGCGTCGAGGAAATGCGCCAGTCGAACCGCATCATCCAGCAGTGCGTGGCATGGCTGAAGGCCAACCCGGGTCCGGTGATGGTGCAGAACTACAAGGTCGCGCCGCCCAGTCGTGAAGAAATGAAAAACGACATGGAAGCGCTGATCCACCACTTCAAGCTCTTCACCGAAGGCTACGGCGTGCCCGCGGGCGAGACCTATGCCGCGGTCGAGGCGCCCAAGGGCGAGTTCGGCTGCTACCTCGTGTCAGACGGCGCGAACAAGCCTTTCCGCGTGCACCTGCGCGCGCCCGGCTTCGCGCACCTGTCCTCGATCGACGCTGTCGTGAGGGGCCACATGCTGGCCGACGTCGTTGCGATGATCGGCACCTACGATCTCGTCTTCGGCGAAGTCGACCGCTAA
- a CDS encoding NADH-quinone oxidoreductase subunit C: MSVTNETSLVERLAARFGDMLSVKVERNEVTAEVAPRDLISVATALRDEAGFRFGTIIDVCGVDYFGYGKTEWDTDTAQGESFSRGVEGQATGRFTWAERPRVEQQRRFAAVIHLLSIEHNQRIRLRASCEDDAFPVVPSITPIWPGADWFERETFDLYGIIFDGHPDLRRILTDYGFVGHPFRKDFPLIGNVEVRYDPEQKRVVYEPVSIEPRVLVPRTIRNDADLDQARAESADHWREN; the protein is encoded by the coding sequence ATGAGCGTTACTAACGAGACCTCGCTGGTCGAACGGCTCGCCGCGCGCTTCGGCGACATGCTGAGCGTGAAGGTGGAGCGCAACGAAGTCACCGCCGAGGTGGCTCCGCGCGACCTCATCTCCGTCGCCACCGCGTTGCGCGACGAAGCCGGCTTCCGCTTCGGCACCATCATCGACGTTTGCGGCGTCGACTACTTCGGTTACGGCAAGACGGAGTGGGACACGGACACCGCGCAGGGCGAGAGCTTCTCGCGCGGCGTGGAAGGGCAGGCCACGGGCCGCTTCACCTGGGCCGAACGCCCGCGGGTCGAGCAGCAGCGCCGCTTCGCCGCGGTGATCCACCTGCTGTCGATCGAACACAACCAGCGCATCCGCCTGCGCGCGTCCTGCGAGGACGACGCGTTCCCGGTGGTGCCGTCGATCACGCCGATCTGGCCGGGCGCCGACTGGTTCGAGCGCGAGACGTTCGACCTCTACGGCATCATCTTCGACGGTCATCCCGACCTTCGCCGCATCCTTACCGATTACGGCTTCGTCGGTCATCCGTTCCGCAAGGACTTCCCGCTGATCGGCAACGTCGAGGTCCGCTACGACCCCGAGCAGAAGCGCGTGGTGTACGAACCGGTTTCGATCGAGCCGCGCGTGCTGGTGCCGCGCACGATCCGCAACGACGCCGACCTCGATCAGGCCAGGGCGGAATCCGCCGACCACTGGCGGGAGAATTAA
- a CDS encoding NuoB/complex I 20 kDa subunit family protein, giving the protein MGVMTSIDRVMHNPEPLNLVDDILRPNGDAPAVNRGFGVTSIDALMNWARTGSMWPMTFGLACCAVEMMHAGAARLDLDRYGVIFRPSPRQSDVMIVAGTLVNKMAPALRKVYDQMPDPKWVISMGSCANGGGYYHYSYSVVRGCDRIVPVDIYVPGCPPTAEALIHGILQLQKKIRRTHTIAR; this is encoded by the coding sequence ATGGGAGTGATGACCAGCATCGACCGGGTGATGCACAACCCGGAGCCGCTCAACCTCGTCGACGACATCCTGCGTCCCAACGGCGACGCGCCGGCGGTGAACCGCGGCTTCGGCGTCACGAGCATCGACGCCCTGATGAACTGGGCCCGCACCGGTTCCATGTGGCCGATGACCTTCGGCCTCGCCTGCTGCGCCGTCGAGATGATGCACGCGGGTGCCGCGCGCCTCGACCTGGACCGCTATGGCGTGATCTTCCGTCCCAGCCCGCGCCAGTCCGACGTGATGATCGTGGCCGGCACGCTGGTCAACAAGATGGCCCCCGCGCTGCGCAAGGTCTACGACCAGATGCCCGACCCGAAGTGGGTCATCTCGATGGGCTCGTGCGCCAACGGCGGCGGCTATTACCACTATTCCTATTCGGTCGTGCGTGGCTGCGATCGCATCGTTCCGGTCGACATCTACGTGCCGGGTTGCCCGCCGACGGCCGAAGCGCTGATCCACGGCATCCTGCAGCTGCAGAAGAAGATCCGCCGCACCCACACGATCGCGCGCTAA
- a CDS encoding NADH-quinone oxidoreductase subunit A, translated as MLAQYWPVLLFIAAAVGLGIALLVIGMLAGPKRPDAEKLAPYECGFEAFEDARMKFDVRYYLIAILFIIFDLEIAFLFPWAVVFDKIGVIALVEMALFLALLVVGFAYVWKKGALEWE; from the coding sequence GTGCTTGCCCAATACTGGCCCGTCCTGTTGTTCATCGCCGCAGCAGTCGGCCTTGGCATCGCCCTCCTGGTGATCGGCATGCTCGCCGGTCCGAAGCGTCCGGATGCGGAGAAGCTCGCGCCGTACGAGTGCGGCTTCGAGGCCTTCGAGGATGCGCGCATGAAGTTCGACGTGCGCTATTACCTCATCGCCATCCTCTTCATCATCTTCGACCTCGAAATCGCCTTCCTTTTCCCGTGGGCGGTGGTCTTCGACAAGATCGGCGTGATCGCGCTCGTCGAAATGGCGCTGTTCCTCGCGCTGCTCGTGGTCGGTTTCGCTTACGTCTGGAAGAAGGGAGCGCTCGAATGGGAGTGA
- a CDS encoding PilZ domain-containing protein, translating into MNATSSSPRQGILSLKIKDVNSLYISYMPYLKTGGLFAPTAQRYSLGDEVALLVTLIDENERISVAGKVVWITPVGAQGNRTAGVGVQFNESPESEAARQRIEGLLAGTLASERPTQTM; encoded by the coding sequence ATGAACGCCACCAGCTCGTCTCCGCGACAGGGCATCCTTTCGCTGAAGATCAAGGACGTGAACTCGCTGTACATCTCGTACATGCCGTACCTGAAGACGGGCGGCCTGTTCGCGCCCACCGCCCAGCGCTACAGCCTGGGCGACGAGGTAGCCCTCCTGGTGACCCTGATCGACGAGAACGAGCGCATCTCCGTGGCCGGCAAGGTGGTCTGGATCACGCCTGTGGGCGCCCAGGGCAACCGGACGGCGGGGGTAGGGGTCCAGTTCAACGAGTCGCCGGAAAGCGAGGCCGCCCGGCAGCGGATCGAGGGCCTGCTGGCGGGCACCCTCGCCTCGGAACGTCCGACCCAGACCATGTGA